DNA sequence from the Vicia villosa cultivar HV-30 ecotype Madison, WI linkage group LG3, Vvil1.0, whole genome shotgun sequence genome:
TGGATATTTTGTCATTCCTTTATCTAAATATCATATTCAATGTACAAGTTTGTAGGTAAAATTTATTCGATATTCGCATGTGAGCTTGATGGCTAAGTATTTATTTGAAGTAATTGGAAatgtgaatttttattttattttaaaatttaagataCAAGGAAGAAATGAAAGTAAGAGCATCTCTAATGATGCAACTtacatttgagttctttatgggacccactaagccacatcatattaaaaattaataaaaatctgatatgggtcccagaactttacctcataacttgATTTAATTGGGTACTACAATttttagttgttgcattgcaatgcaactctattatgacatgacaaattttttaaatatttaattattaaattaatggtacaggtggagaactcaatagaagaaactaccattggagatgaTCTAAGGGTAGGCTATTATATaattgtatttaaaataaaatcttgCGTTTAGTTAAATTTATTGATGAGAGACTTTTAAAgtaaactatttttataaataaaagaatcTTTAGTTGGGATAGATAAATGCGAATTgttattttagagtttttttttgGTAGAATGGAGGGCCTAGGCCCAAAAGCAAGAAAAACTATAGAGGAACATTCCTAACAACAAAATTATCTCTACTATTTTCTGCCATTAGATGACGAATCCAAGGAAACGCCTCACTATAATAAATGGAATTATTGCTAAATGGAATTACCGCTCAACTTCCTACCCTCACTAGCAAGGAGATTAACACAGCTATTAGCCTCCTATAAATGTGTTGAATCTTCACTATATCCAATTGATTCCTCATCTTATTGATATTGCGAATCAAGCTTCCCACCGCCATATTCTTGAAACTATCCCTGTTGATACAATCAACTGCCTTCTTCGAATCAAATTCAATAATAATCTTAGTAAAACCAAGATCAGCAGCCAATTTAATACCAATATAGATATCCCAAATCTCCGCCATGAAGGCACTGCAGGAGCCAGTGTTTTTGGCAAAGCTACCTAACCAACCCCCTTGAGTATTCCTAAGAATTCCACCACATCCAGACAAGCCATTGCTCCCATGGGATCCGTCCACATTAAGTTTCACAAAGGGAGGGCATGGAGCACACCACCGAACTCGCTTCTGTTCCGAACCTTTCTCCATGATCTTATTCTTCAACAGCATAGCCTGGTTATAATGTAATATCTTATCTTCTATCACCTCCTTAGCCCGAAAAGGTCTGACATAGTTGTTTTAGAGTTCAATttatgattaatatatatattttttgtatttttatgcaATGtacaatttaatcaaatatttgatatttataaatgGCTTAATTACTCTTTTAGTCCCGTAACTTAATTTATTGTTTCAATTTAGTCCCACAAATTTAAAACGTTTCATTAGCCTCCTTCAAACAGTCTCCGTTAGGCAGTTAAATTCATTCTGTCAACAAACGTTAAAAAAAGTTTATGTGGCATTTAGTAATCTGATGTGTCAATTATGCATATACTGATGTGTCGCAAATAGTAACCTCATTTCTTCAAGCTTTTCGTTTCAAGAACGTCATTTTGTCATTCTCCTCATTTCCATAGTTTGTCTCAGAAATCCTAGCAGATGCAAAGAAACCCTCAGGCTGAAGACGAAGATTGTTTCCAGTAACTCATTTGCAGGCTAAGGTACGTGGATCATCTCTGCATTTCGTTTTCATGGTTGTCGTTATTAGCTTGTTGTCTTCTCCGTAGTCTCACGTATTCCTTATTCGTTGTGATTAGGTCATGAATGACCGGTTTGAGTGTGTTGTACATCATGGGGGTGTGTTTACTGAGTTTAATAGGTTAGGTTATGATGGGTTAGAGGAAATTTGGGGGGTTGACCCCGATTATTGGAGTTATTTCGAGGTTATGGATGGTTTAAAAGAACTAGGGTACCCAAAAGTAGATAGCTTGTGGTATTACGATGCAATGGATGATAATGAGTTAGTGATGTTGAAAGACGACATAGGAACAACTAGAATGAAATTTATTGCATTGATTAATGGGAATGTGCATCTATATGTAATGCATCCAGTTGAAGCAATAGCTGGACTAATTAATGAGGATGTGGATGAATTGAATAATGCTGCTATAGTAGGAACTTTTGATGAGTTGGGGACCATTGAAGACTTGAATAATCTAGGTGACAATGTTGATGAAGGAGGGTCCACTGGTGTAGAAGAATCAGCCAACCAAGAAGATCCTTTTGGGGAATTTAATAAGGATGGGACCACTGGGAACTCAAATGAGAATGTTAACTTTGAGGGGGACATTGTGTCTGTTGATGCTATAGTGGATATCACTTTAGATGGGGCCACTGAGGTTGTTGAATTTGACCAAATAGCTGAGGGACTAGTTGGTAACCAAAATGCTGCAGAAGGACTAGATATTAACAAGGAATCTGAGGAGAAGGGCAAAGGTGCCAAGAAACCCAAGGTTGGAAGACCAAGAAAACAAAAGGTGGTGGAAGAGGAAGTTCAAGGTAATGGtttatttgatgatgattgtgaaACTGAGGTTAATAAACAGAACTTTAGAGGTTTGAGTGATTCTGAGGAGTATGATACTGATGAGTTACCACTTGACTATGATAGTGAAGATGATGAGGTTATAAGAGATGATTTTCCAACTTTCAAACTTCCCAAAAAAATAGATGATTACAAATGGGAGTTAGGGACTTATTTTGCTTCTAGTGAAGACTTTAAAGAAGGAATTATAACTTATGCCATACACTCAGGTAGAAATCTCCAATTTAAGAAAAATGATAGGAAGATAATGAGAGTCATATGTAAGCAAGGATGTCCATGGGAGTCATATTGTGCAAGGTTAGCCGACAAAAAGACATGGCAGCTGAGAAAGATTGTTGACAATCACACATGTAGCAGAGACTATAAGGTTAGGTTTTTGAATTCCAAATGGTTGGGCAAAAAAATTACCAGCACTGTGAGAGAGAATCCTGACTTGAAGCTGAGGGATATCAtggagaaaacaaaacaaaagtggAATGTAGGGATCAATAAGACACTTGCATACAGAGCTAAGTCAATTGCAGTTGACATTGTAGATGGTTCTTTTAGGGATCAATATACAAGAATCCATGATTATGGACATGAGCTTTTAAGGTCCAACCCTGGTTCAACTGTGGTTATTAGTAGTCAACCATGTCAACCAAATCAAGGTGGAGAGGACAATACTGAGAATCTTGATAGGCCTTTGAATCCATACTTTCAAAGGATCTATATCTGCTTCAAAGCTTGCAAGGACAATTTCTTCAAGTGTAGACCTATTATAGGTTTGGATGGATGTTTTTTGAAAGGCTACTATGGGGGACAAATCCTTGCAACAATTGGGAGGGATCCTAATGATCAAATGCTGCCCATAGCATATTCTGTAGTTGAGGGAGAAACCAAAGATTCTTGGAGCTGGTTTTTGGAATTACTAACAACTGATTTGGGAGGTGTCAGAATATGCAAGACATACACATTTATAAGTGATCAACAGAAGGTTAGTACTAATACATTTATTCTGATATTGAGTTTGTTACATGCTCTAACCTATATGTGTTTGATACAGGGTTTATTACCTGCACTTGAAGAGTTGCTACCAGGAGTTGATCAAAAGTTTTGTGTTAGGTAAACATATTTGATTAAGTATTTATTCCACCTTTTGATTGTGTAAACATATTTGATTGTGTATTTATTCTGATTGTGTAAACATATTTGAGTAGGCACTTATATAGCAATTTCAAGAAGAAGTTTCCTGGTGTCAAATTAAAGGAGTTGATGTGGAAGGCTGCTTATGCAAGTCATCCAAATGCTTGGGAGAAAATTATGAGACAGATTAAATATGAGAATCCAGATGCCTTTAATCACATTTGGAAGATCCCACCTAAGTTTTGGAGTAAATCAATGTTTAAAAGTGGTCCAAAGTGTGACACTTTGGTGAATAACATGTCTGAAGCATTTAACTCTATCTTTGTAACTGCAAGAGCCAAGCCCATTGTGACTATGCTTGAAGAGATTAGGGTGTACCTGATGATGAGATGGGAGTCTAACAGGAAAAGGATTGCAAAATATAATGATACTGTTCTGCCCAATATCGGAAAGCAGTTGGCAAAACAATCTCAGCTGACTAACTATTGGATGGTTAGGTAATTTTCTTTCTTAAATTTGTGTATACATGAAGTAGATTAACTCTGACCTGATACATgaagtaattttattttttatgtattgtATTCCTTTATTTGTAATAGGCGTGCAGGTGAGGTAGAATATGAGGTTAGGCACATAACAATCATAGAAGAAAAGTATTCTGTTAATCTGTCAAAGCATGAATGTTCATGTAGAATATGGATGCTGACTGGGCTACCATGCTGTCATGCATATGCATGTTTGAAGGATCAATGATTAGAAGTAGATGATTTTGTTCCTGATTATTACAAAAAGGAGTGCTATGAAGCATGCTATACTCCTGTGATATATCCGGCCAATGGAGCTACTCTTTGGACCAAGACATATGCTGTTGACCTACAACCACCTCCTATAAAAAGACAACCTGGTAGACCCAAAAAGAAAAGGAACAAAGAGGTTGGGGAACAAGTAAGAAGTGCAACACAACTTAAAAGGGCAAAGTTTGGTATCAAGTGTAGTAGGTGCAATAAGGATGGCCACAACAAGGCCACTTGCAAGTTGCCACCAACTGTGACTACTACTCCATCAAGCCAACAAACTAAGACTACTACTCCATCAGGCCAACAACCAATAACAAATGCGACCACTGCTCCATCAAGCCAACAACCAACAACAAATGTTTCTTCTGCTACACCAACAACAACTGTTTCTTCGGCTACACCAACTACAAGCTCATCTCAACAACcacccaaaaagaaaaaagagacttCAAAAGGGTCCCAAAAAGCAAGTTGCAAGCCAGCCCTAAGTTTTAACTGTCACTTTTGTGCTGTGAATTAATGCCACTTTTGTGTACTTTGAATTAACTGTCTTTTTTTGTGCTTTGTTGACATTGGCTTATAATGCCACCTTTTGTGTACTATGGCTTCTAAATGCCACATTTTGTGTACAATGACTATGGCTTATAAATGCCACCTTCAATGTAACTTACCTTTGCACAATTCTGTTGAAAATTGATACCAATTATGCAATTGACCTTGCTTCCTAAATATGCAGTTGACCTTGCTTCCTACAGATTTATTAAAACTGCTCCTATGTTGCTAAAATTTTACACATTCTTCACATATATATGTTGGTATTTTAATTGTAGGAAATCTATATATAGTGTTATATCCAGTATTCTCTATTTATAGATGTCATAACACATAAAACTGATACATCTCATAACACATAAAATTGATACCAAAACAATTCATTCCAATATTTCTCATAAAACATAAAGCTGAAACTGATACATTGTGTCTGTTGAAAACTGATACCAAACCAATTCATTCCAATATTTCTCATAACACCAAAACATTACACAATAAACTCATACAGCTAACCAACCTAAAAGAAAACCTAACCCCAAAACAACAATACACATTAAGCTCGTACACTAACCAATCTAAAAGAAAATTGTTACAAAAATAACATTACACATTAAGCTCATTATTCCAAGAATTATAGTCACTTTCAACCATCCCCCAGTGTTGTTGATCTCTTTCTTCAATTTCTGAATTTTCTTCTTTTGCCTCTGGATCTTCAAATCCTTTTCATCAATAATGTCGTCCTCGAACCATTTGAAGAAATTACAGCCCTTATTCACATGGTTTCGGAAATTTCGGCACCCCCAAAACATTTTCCCAAAATTAACACTGTTCATGTCGCCCACAGTACGCAGAACACAGTCATCTTGGCAAAAACATTCCTTCCTCTTGTTTCTGCGAATGACGGACGTTGTATTAGAATCACAACTTGACATTAGAAACAAGTATGaaacaagaagaagatgaatacagaaaggagaagaagacttCGCTCTAAGAAGAAAAACAtatatttgatcaaagaaaacccTAGATATAATAAAGATATATCGTGTGCTGACTCATGGCAACAGGTGGCATGCCACTGTGGCAATAACAGACGGCGTAAACCTGGACTCACAGAATGGGATCTAATTTGTTAACGGAGCAAATACTAAGGGACTTTAATGTTACTTTTTTTAATTGTGGGACTGTTTCGTAACTCAAAATTATCTTATGGGACTGGGGGACTAATTATGCCTTtataaattaatagttaaaaaattgaaattaaagttaaaataaaCGATTTTTGttctgataattttttttttgtatttttatgccATGTACAAAGTaatcaaatttttattataattttgtaaattaataattttaaaacgtacaaataaaataaaaaataagattttttctttctaataatgcatttaaaaaaatgtttttttgttgCTTTTGAAAAATACACATTaaataaaatgtttaattttaattttagtcttTTATTTTAGTTCTCTCTAAATTTAATCTCTTTATTATATATTTCAAAGTTATGGTTGCATTTAAAATTAAGATTTAATTTATCTcttaacttaatttaaaatttcattttattctgttAACTAATAAATGTTGACATGTATAATCTAATTGGAATTATGTTATGTgacatagttttttttatttattttgaatttattattttgtaattaaactCTTGAACCACCATGagatgaaaaaatttaaataacaatgtttataaaaaaaattacataaaaaacaaggttttcagaaattttaccaaaatgtctaggttttgTGGGACCCCTTAgtgtatgcgccaaaccatttggcgcattagtataaAATTTTTTGAATTAGCCAAATGAATTGGCGTATATGTGttatgaaaagtaaaaaaaaaaaaaaaaattccacatttgcgccaaaccatatggcgcatactcctaatttttgtactaatgcgccaattcatttggcgcatactccatggggtcttcaaaacctagacactttagtaaattttttgaaaaacttgtttttttggtaattttttttttaaaccttgttatttaaatttttttttcccaCCATGAATcctaatttcatttcattttgcaATCAAACTATGGAAACCCACTTCTCTCCTGCCGCCGCCACAGCTTGACCTCCCTCGTTGTGAATCGCCACTCTAGGGCTCCACTCTCCAGTCACCTTCCACTAAAATATTCTGTTTGTATTTATCTTCAAGAATCCTTTGCACGAAGTTTTCCATCTTTCTTTCTCATGGTTCACACTAATAATACCAACACTAATGACAACTTTCAGTTTTTTCAAATGCCTCAATTTGATTCCTTTTTTGTTCTAAGTGTATTTTTTCGAGTTTGTATTGATCCGATTTCCTTCTTGATTCTCGTTATATATATCCTGCTACGATGGATGAGAGTCTGACATTATATGAGAAGAATAAAAACGTGGCTTGTTGCAAAAAGTCTATAAATCATAACATATATTGGTTTTGGAATAGTGCTAAATGGCAGATAAACTCTTATCATTATGTGATGAGTTTAATTGGCCGCAATTATGGTTTCTAATTGTTATTGTTGAAAGAGTCTATTGATCAAAGAGACTATTTGACGAGTGAGTATATAAATAGATAGATTAAGATAATGATATATTGGAGAGTTTGAATatgtttatataatattttttttatgtctagtCATTGATATAAATTTTAAACAGGCCAAAAAATTAAAGTCTATGTTTGGTTTCATGTTTGAGACATTTAGAATTGATTCTAGAcatttagaattgattttaacgTGTTTGGTTGATCACGAGCATAATTGATTATGTTTTTTAGAATTGATTCTATTTGAAACTAGAATTTGTAACTTTTGATCAAACGTGATTTTTTACACTAGAATTTATTGTTCAATTCACTTTTGCAAAAATttctccaaacataaatcactttacctttaactcacttttatccagaatcaattcattcgaaatcaaattttttttatcaaccaAACACACGTTAAAAAAGATTGAGTCTGCACCACCAAGTCAGGTAGTACAAATTCAGTCTACACTCTACACTAGgagtgatcgtatccgaaccaatccaaaaggaaaaccgcaaaccgaaccaatccaaaccgaaaaccgcaaaaaccgcgtttggtttggatggttttgggccgaaccgcacggttcggttcggtttgcggttttcatttcacaaaaccgaaccaaaccgaaccgcatatttaactaaacttttgaatttctataattaatttattatatttccaatccaattgcaatactgtacactcacgtcacgtgactcactattccttcattcttccttcctattcaacatttcaacttcattctctGATTTCTCTTTCGCTCATTCTAGAGAAGCATTTGGTGTATATGTAGTACTGATAGTATTTACACTACGCCaattttgtcttttagcagcgcagctactaaagcgcttttagcaaaagcgctctcgtagggttcgctaaaaacaaaattagtaaacaagggaaaatgatgcaaaaaaagcgttctggtaagggggggtatgagagcgctttcaaaaagcgctctggtaggggggtatgagagcgcttttaaaaagcgctctggtaggcgggttatgaaagcgcttttaaaagcgctcttatagggtgggtgctacgaaagcgcttttgggataaaagcgctctggtagggggtgttattaaagcgcttttgaaaagcgctctggtagcccatttaaaaaattatatattttactaacacacgcgttttgtttcagatccagAACACGCGAActttcttcttcctttcgttgctcCGTCTTCAAACTCCCTCCCCAGCAACCGTCTCCTCTCCGTCGTGACTCCCTCACTGCCTccgtcctcactccctctccAGCCTTCAACCGACTCCGCCGCTGCCTTCCTCACTCCATCGCCAGCCTTCAACCAGTAAGCGCTtccctctctctcactctctctagattttctttctctctccgaAACCCTAGCAACCTCCGCCATGACTGTAGGCaggtttcttctcctttttcatcAAATCTTCCATTTTTTTCCTCCAGAATCAACAATTTATGGTTGGGTACATGAAATTTAGGTTTTTTATGCCAAAAATGTAGCATCTGTTATATTAGTCCATGTTATTATACATGAATTTAGGGTTTTTCATGGTACAATAGTGTTGATGATTGGAGTGAGGTTTGAAGGTATGATCTCATGTAAACAAGTCATGGACTTTGCCAATTATCGCCAACTAATTCTAGTGGCTTAAAACTTTGCTACCAGAATATGCATTCTACAGATTGATTTTGACCTAAAGAGAGTTATATGTAAATAATTAATTTGGTGTTTGATTAATTCAGGTTAATGGTGATAGTGATGATGTGCGGAGGGCAGTTTGGTAGAAGATAAGGATGTCGGCGCATTTCAAATAGATCAATCAGCTTAGCATTGCTTGTGGTTGATCTTGTGGTGGTCAACAGCAGATGTTGGATAAGGTTTGGTTTTGCTATTAATGTTCTATATAGTACTAAGGTTTTAGTAGTTTGTATTTTGGTATTGTCATTTCTACAAACAAGTTTTTCAGGCTTGTTTTGTGTAGATTCCAGATTCCACTATTTTAATAAAGTTTAGCATAATGTGTTGGTGGTTCTTGTATTGTAACTAAATTTGATTCCCTACACTTTGTTCTTTTATGTAAGATAGTCCGATTTGCCTATTataaatcatcaatttttttcttcaatgaaAATAATTCAATTGTGTTTTTTGTGCcggaaattttcctttttttcattgtttgctttcaaaaatacaaaattttatttagggttatagttaatattattggggcttttttaatttatcagtgatttaggttttatcagtgtgatttagagtattgaagacaaagtttgttaggtttttatcagtgatttagagtattgaagacatgtatcaagtaagtagaagatgttattgataatgAAGATTTTGTGTGATGTTGATGTAGGAGTTATATTCTTCTCCAGCACTGTACAACTCTATGAGGTTTCAGGAATCCAGTTGGTCCAAAGATGCAAGTTAATGGTAGAGGGCATGCGAGAATGATAGACCTACAAGGGAT
Encoded proteins:
- the LOC131655129 gene encoding uncharacterized protein LOC131655129, encoding MSEAFNSIFVTARAKPIVTMLEEIRVYLMMRWESNRKRIAKYNDTVLPNIGKQLAKQSQLTNYWMVRRAGEVEYEVRHITIIEEKYSVNLSKHECSCRIWMLTGLPCCHAYACLKDQ